Genomic DNA from Acetilactobacillus jinshanensis:
CAACTTGATAGCCCTGACGGTAAGAAATACGGCTTAGGTTCATCGGCCGCTGTTACCGTAGCTACGATCAACGCTTTATGCGCCTTTTATCACATCCCAATCAATAAGGAACAGCTCTTTAAACTGTCGGCTATCGCCCACTTCTCAGTTCAAGGCAACGGTTCGTTAGGTGACATCGCTGCCAGTGTCTATGGTGGTTGGATTGCTTTCCGGACTTTTGACCATCAATGGTTAAAGATCATGCAGCGAAATTCATCCATTAAAACGTTGATTAATATGCCTTGGCCAAACCTCAAGATTGAACAATTAACGGTTCCAGAAAGTCTTCAACTTTTGATTGGTTGGACCGGCACCCCGGCATCAACCTCGCACTTAGTTGATAAGGTTTCATTAGGTCGAGCTCATAATCCAGAAAAGTATAACCAATTCCTTAAAGCCAGCAAGAAATGCCTAATTAAAATGATTCACGGCTTTCGGGAAGGCTCACTTAAGCTAATCAAGCATGAAATCGCTGTTAACCGAAAATTATTGAATCAATTGGGTGATTTTACCAAGGTTGACATTGAGACCCCACAGTTAAAGAAATTATCAAGAATTGCAATTCACTACGGTGGTTCCGCAAAATCATCTGGAGCCGGCGGTGGTGACTGTGGGATCACAGTTGTTAATCGTCAGTCACCCATTAAGCAGATTTTAGACGAATGGAAACAGAACCACATTCAGCCGTTAAAGTTTAAGGTTACCCAACAATCATCAGGAGTTGTCCATCATGATTAATCAGCATTCTCACCGTAAGGATGAACACGTTTCCTTAGCGGAATATTTTAATCGAGCCAATCATCATGATTACTTTGATCAGTTACGCTTTGTCCATCAAAGTCTCCCAGAAACTGATTATCAACAAATTAATCCTTCGACTAAATTAGGACCATTGACGTTAAAATGGCCCTTTTATATTGAGGCCATGACCGGTGGCAGCCGACAGACTGGACAATTAAACGCCCAATTGGCAAAAATTGCTAAAGCAACTGACTTAGCCATGGCTGTTGGTTCCGAAAGTGTTGCTTTACAGGACCCGAAGTTAATCAAGACTTTTTCGATCGTCCGAAAAGTTAATCCCAAGGGAATCATTTTTGCTAATTTAGGGGCATCCCATTCATATCAAGATGCTCAAAAAGTGATTGACATAATCGATGCGGATGCGTTAGAAATCCACCTTAACGTGCCACAAGAATTAATTATGCCCGAAGGCCACCGCTCTTTTCATTGGTTAAAAAATATTAAATCGGTCGTTAGCAACGTTAAAAAACCGGTGATCATCAAAGAAGTCGGCTTCGGAATGAGTAAAGAAACGCTCAAACAACTTCAGTCAATTGGTGTTAAATACGCTAACGTAAGTGGCCACGGTGGAACTAATTTTGCCAAGATTGAAAACTACCGTCGTCCTGAAAAGGATCTTTCTTATCTTGAGAAATGGGGCCTAACTACTCCAGAATCATTATTTGAGGCTCGTCCGTTTGAACCTGAGATGAAGATCATTGCTTCAGGTGGAATTAAAAATCCGCTTGACATCGCAAAAGCCCTCGCGTTAGGTGCAAGTGCAGTCGGCGTTGCTGGCGTCATCTTGCATTCACTCCTAAGACGAGGACCTGATAAAACGATTCAAATGATTAAAGATTGGCAGCGTGGTCTTAAGATCATTATGACCATGCTAGGATATAAAGATATCGCTCAGTTGCAGCAACAAAGATTACTACTAAGTCCATCTTTAATTAGTTACTTACATCAGCGACATCTAACATACTGATTATCGAACGAGAAAACGGAGCCCTTTCGGGAAGAAATTCTTGATGGTACCCTGAACGACTTTACCAAACGCAATTGGTTGTTTCCAGCAGATTAATTGGTACCAGCCTTTGGGTAACTTCGGATCAACCGGTAACGTGTCACCATGAACGTACTTTTTCCATTCGTCAATGGAAATCGTGACGTGATGTTTAACCTGATCCGGATGTAAAGCCAAGGCTAACGCATATGATGGTTCAAAGCGGTTCTTCTTTAACGTTCCTAAGTGAAGTCCTGGGCTAACGACCTGAAGCTTCTTGAGGTTCGGGATGTCAGGATTATATGCGTATAATTGACGTCCGAATTCAATTAAATTCTTAGGCTGAAAATCAACTAAATCCTTTTTTGCGAATTGATTCCATAGATCACGATCTCGGTGCGGAACATTACTGCGCTGAGTTTTTATTTTCTTTGGGCTGCCTTGGGTACCCTTCTGTAACTTGGCAATGAAGTGCCCTTCACCCTTAACTCGGTTAGGAAAGATTCGAACGGCATTCTTCAATTCAGGATTATGGTTAGCCCACTGTGGCTGGCCACCTAGCATCCCTGGATACTTCTTAACGGGCACCGTCTTAAAATCATAATTATCCAGTAACCACGCAATGACCTGTTCGTCTTCTTCAGGTGCAAAGGTACACGTTGAATAGACCAACGTTCCGCCAGGCTTTAACATCTTAACGGCCTGGTTTAAAATCTTTCGTTGCCGTTCGGCACATTTCTTTGGGTAATCTAATGACCAATATTTAATCGCTTCGGGATTTTTACGGAACATCCCTTCACCAGAGCACGGTGCGTCTACCAAAATTTTGTCAAAGTACCGTTTAAATGATTTCGTCATTTTATGCGGAGGTTCATTTAAGGTCAAAGCGTTAGTAACACCAAAGCGTTCTAAATTACTGGCTAAGACCTTAGCCCGTTTTGGAATGATTTCGTTAGCCACTAGCAAGCCCTGATTATTCATCAAACTAGCTAAATACGTTGTCTTACTCCCTGGTGCAGCACATAAATCTAACACCTTTTCACCAGGCTTCGGATCAACGACCGTCCCAACGTACATGGCGCTTGGTTCCTGATCATAAACAGCACCACTCTGATGATCGACCGTTCGGCCACGAACCTTTCCGTAGTAGCCCCATTTGGCCCATGGAATCGGATCATCCAGCTTTTCTTCAATTGGTGTATGGGCTTTTAACGGGTTAATTCGGAAGCCCTGCGTGGGTTCTCGATCAAAACTTTTAAGAAAAGCTTCGGCATGATCGCCCATTAATTTCTGGTATTTTTGGCAAAATTCTTTCGGTAATTTCACGGTTACCCTCCTAAATGTTTGACACAATCGAAAACATTATTTATGATAATGTTTTTACAAGCGCTATTATAAACTTTCTATTAAACGAGATGATACAGATGAATCGAAAATTAATTATTTTAGACCTAGATGGAACGACTTTAAATTCTGACTCAAAAATTACTGATACCACTCGATACATCATTCAAGAAGCGGCCAGCCTCGGTAACATCGTTAGTATCATCACCGGCAGACCGTACCGAATCGCGATGCCCTTTTACCGGCGACTTGGTTTGACCAGTCCGTTAATCACCTTTAACGGTGGTTTAGGTTTAATCCCCGGCGAAAAGTGGCCAGGAGCCTACCAAATCACTTTTGATCGTCACATCGTTAACACCATTTTTAAACGCCAGCGTGAATTGGGCCTTAATCTAATGGCTGCCGAAGACCGTTCGCATTTAATGGCCAACAAGCCTTCAAATGCTAAATTAGCCCGTGAAACCCTGGATTACTTTCCGTCACGTTTAAAATCGGGTCAGATCTTAACGCAAGATAACATCAACTTCGACCCGGTATGCCTAGCGGTTCAAGTCCAGCCGTTTTGTATGCAATTGGTTACTAAATATCTGCGGACTAATTATAAAGGAATTGTTAAACCGGCCGTCTGGGGTGGCAGTTTAAACGTAATCGAAATCGCAGCGCAGAACGTTACCAAAGTAACCGGAATCAAGAAACTAGCTAAGTATTATCACATCGCCAACAAGGACATCATCGCCTTTGGTGATCAGGATAATGATTACAACACTCTGAAGTTCGTTGGCCATGGAGTCGCCATGAAGAACGGTCTGCCTGATGTTAAGGCCGTCGCTGATGATGTAACTGAATATGATAACGATCATGACGGGGTCGCCCGTTACCTAAAGAGTTATCTCGGTTTACCTTATTAAATATTATTCTTTAAGGACTAAAAATGGTCTTGTGATAATTATTAAATCACAAGGCCATTTTTTGTATTCTAATATTTAATTCCCTTAAAAACCTGAGCCGCTTTAACGGCATTCAACCAGCCTAAGTAGTAATGATTACGTTCCTTAACACTCATCTTGGGCTTAAATTCATCCCGCTTTTCACCGCAGCGCTTAACTTCGTCAAGGTCTTTCCAATATCCAGAAGCAAGACCCGATAGATAAGCGATCCCAAGAGCCGTAACTTCACTGACGACCGCTCGATGAATTGGAATTCCTAATAGATCAGCTTGGAACTGCATTAGGTAATCATTTTTGGTTGCGCCACCATCGACGTTCAGGTTCTTCAAGTCGATATGGGTATCCTTTTGCATGGTTCTTAAAACGTCTTTGGTCTGATAAGCTAAGGAATTTAGAGTTGCTTTAACAAACTCTTCACGGGTTGTCCCCCGAGTTAAGCCAAAGACGGCACCGCGGGTCTGCTGGTTCCAATAAGGAGCACCTAATCCACTGAATGCTGGAACTACGTAGACACCGCAATGATTGGGTGCTTCTCTGGCCATAACTTCGGATTCACCGGGATCGTTAATAATTCGCATCCCATCTTTAAGCCATTGAATTGCGGATCCGGCAACAAAGATACTACCTTCCAAAGCGTAATTCACTTTGCCGTCAAACCCGTAGGCAATCGTTGTGATTAAGCCGTTATCGGATAAAATTGGCTTTTCACCGGTATTCATCATGATAAAAGCACCGGTACCATATGTATTTTTGACCATTCCTGGAGACAAAGCTAGTTGCCCGAATAAAGAAGCCTGCTGATCACCCATAATCCCAGTAATCGGGATCTTTAAGCCTTCAAATGTATAATCACCCGTATGACCGTATAAATGATCAGACGGGTAAACTTTAGGTAACATCTGTGAAGGAATCTTCAGTAGCCGTAATATCTGGGGATCCCACTTCAGCGTATGAATATTAAACATCATGGTTCGACTAGCGTTGGAATAATCCGTAGCGAAAACCTTGCCACCCGTTAAATTCCATAGTAGCCAGGTGTCGACCGTTCCAAACAATAACTTACCAGCTTCGGCATCTTCCCGGGCATTAGGAACGTGATCCAGGATCCATTTTAATTTAGTTGCCGAGAAATAGGAATCAATGATCAGGCCAGTTTTATGGTGGATCATTTTTGAGTAACCAGCCTCTTTAATCTGGTCCGAAATTTTACTGGTCTGCTTAGATTGCCAAACGATTGCTTTGCAGATTGGCTTCCCAGTATCTTTATTCCAGACCACTGCAGTTTCACGTTGATTCGCAATCCCAAGCGATTGAATCTGGTATGGTTCGATATTCTTTTTAATTAACGCTTCGATAAGTGCACTTTCAACATCTTTCCAGATCTCAACGGGATCCTGTTCAACCCAGCCGGGATGTGGGAAGTATTGCTTGATTGATTTTTGACTCATCGACACAATATTACCCTGATGATTAAAAACGATGGCACGGGCGCTAGTTGTCCCCTCATCAATTACCATGATGTAACGTTGTTTATTCATGTTAATTCCTCTTTTTAATTTACTTAACCGCTTCTTTGGTTAACAATGATTACGTAAATCTGGTAAAATACTAGCATGGTTACATATATAAATAAAGAAGGAAACAATATGGACGCTCAAAAATATTCTGCATGTACCAGTATTTTAATTGGTAAAAAGGCTAGTACTGACGGATCTGTAATGATCGGTCGTAACGAAGACGCAAGAGCCGCCTGGCCGAAACATTATATTGTTCATCCGCATCATGAATCAAAATCGAATCCCGTTTTTAAATCATCTGATAATAAATTTAAATTAACGTTACCAAAAGTTCGCTTTAAATATGACGCAACCCCTGAATGGACCAAAAAATATGGTCTGTTTGAAGAAGACGGTATCAACGAATATAACGTTGCCATGAGTGCTACCGAAAGTACTTACAGTAACGAAACCGTCTTGGGCGTTGATCCGTTAGTTAAAGACGGCATTGGTGAAGAAGCCATGATTACGGTCGTCTTGCCATACATTAAAACACCGCGTGAAGGCATCGAACGATTAGGCAAAATCATCGAGAAGTACGGTACCGACGAATCCAACGGTATTTTATTTGCTGATAAGAATTCCGCTTGGTACATGGAAACCGGTGGTGGTCACCAGTGGGTCGCTGAACGGATCCCCGATGATTACTACGCAGTAATCGCTAACCAGTCCGCAATCCAAGATATTGATTTCAACGATCCAAATAACTTTATGTGGGCTCCACACATTCGTGAATTCGTCAATAAGTATCACCTTAACCCAAGTACTCACGGTAACTTCAATTTCCGTCAAATCTTCGGGACGCATACCTTAGCTGATACTTATTACAACACGCCACGGGTTTGGTATGGTCAAAAGATGTTCAATCCTGAAATTCAGCAGGATCCGCAGAGTCAGAACCTGCCATTCATCAGAAAGAGTCATCGTAAATTATCGATTAACGATGCTGAAGCCTTCTTAGCATCCCATTATCAAGGTACTAAGTACGATCCAGTTGGTGAAGGCAAGCCTCAGGATCGAAAACGGTTCCGTCCAATCAGCTTAGCTAAGACTCAAGAATCTCACATCATGCAGATGCGTCCAAATCAGCCAAAGGAAACCACTGGGATCCACTGGTTAGCCATGGGCGTTGCCGCTCAAAGTACCTACGTCCCGTTCTTCAGTGGAATTACCGGAACACCAACCGCTTACCATTACGGTGTCCATGATTACAAGCACAATTCTGCTTACTGGGCCTTTAAATTGGCCGGCATCATGGTCGACAGTCATTACCTACAATTTAATCCGCAGTTAGAAGCTCTTCAGGCTAAACTGAATATTCATTACTTAAACTCCATTAAAGATGTTGATGCTAATGCTAAGCAGTTATCATCAGATCAGCTCGTTAAATTAGTTAATAAAGTTAGTAATGGCGAAGCTAAATTAGCAATCAAAGACTACCGTAAACTCACGGGTCATCTGATAGCTTTAGCAGCCGATTATTCACCGCTAAACTATCACCAGGATCTGAATTTATGATGAGGGATTAATTTGAAAAATAAAGCAACTAAAATTTCGCTTTTCAGCTTTGTCTTAATGGTTTTAATCTCGACTTTCGGCTTCAATAATACCGGGATCGCCTATCGTCAGATGGGCTATTCCAGTATTATCTGGTATCTGTTGATGGCCGTGATTTTCTTTCTCCCCTGTGGACTGATGTTTGCCGAATATGGTTCGGCATTCAAAGACGAACATGGTGGGATCTACTCTTGGTTAAAGGGTTCCGTTGGTGAAAAGACTGCGTTTATCGGGACATTCACCTGGTACGCCTCGTGGATCGTCTGGATGATCTCGATGTCGCCCAAAATCTGGATCCCGTTTTCGACGTTACTATCGGGTCATGACAGTACTCAAACCTGGCACATATTTGATTTAAGTCCGACTGCAACCGTCGGGGTCTTGGCAATCTTATGGATGATACTAGTTACCTGGTGTGATAGCAAGGGCATTAAGTCCATCACCCGAATCTCGTCAATCGGTGGATCGTTCATTGTAATGGTGGTCGTTGTCTTCTGCCTGGCTTCGTTAGCTTTGTTACTAATTAATCATGGCCAGCTAGCAGAGCCCCTTCATAATGTTACTGATTTTACTAAGTCACCGAATCCCAACTTTCAGACTAAGATCTCGATTATTTCGTTCATCACCTACGTTATGTTTGCCTACGGTGGAATTGAATCGTTAGGTGGGATGATCGATAAATTAAAAAATCCAGCCCAAAATTTTCCGCTTGGGATCGTAATTGGTGCCGTTGCGATTGCCGTTACCTATGCAGGAACTATCTTCCTATGCGGAGTTAGTACCAATTGGACCAAGGTTCTCGGTAATAACTACGTCAATCTGGGTAATGTTTTGTACGTGATCATTAATAATCTAGGCTACACCCTAGGGAAAAGTTTAGGTCTTACATCAGGCACCTCAGTAATTATCGGGAATAGTTTTGACCGGTTTGCTGGTTTAAGTTTGTGGCTTGGCTACGGTGGATCATTTTTTGTATTACTGTATTCACCACTAAAATCCTTTATCATGGGAGCTTCAAAGCATTTACTACCGTATAACTTGGTTAAATTAAATAAGCACCAAATGCCCGCAAATGCTATGTGGATTCAGGCAGGAATCGTAATCGTCATTTTAATGATGATTTCGTTTGGTGGTCATGATTCCCAAAAGTATTACTTAATCTTAACGGACATGACTAATTTATCAATGGCGTTCCCCTACTTGTTTCTAGTGGGTGCATTCCCATTCTTCAAACGAAAAACGTTCCTGACACGACCGTTTGTTTTCTTTAAAACTAAATGGTCGACTGACGTAATTTCATTGATCGTATTAACAACGTTGGTAATTGGGATGCTATTTACGATCTGGGAACCATTGATTGAACATGATTACGTTACCGCCTTTTGGACAGCTATCGGCCCCGTGTTTTTCAGTGCAATCGCATGGCTTTGGTATCATCATCAAGAGAAACAGAATTTAAAGACTTATTTAAAATAAATTAACAAATAAATTAAAATAATAAATAAAGTTAGGATACTGATCAATTTCAGGATCCTTTTATTTTTAGGCATGTAAGCGGTTATCACTGCCTAGCCAGTCATTTTAAGCGAATTTTGCATTTATTAAGAACTATGTTAATATACAGATATCAAAACAATATTCTATAAGTTCGAGGTGATTAGGAATGTCATTTTCTTCAGCAGCAATCTTAGCAGTAGCTTGCGTAGCAGCATTAACTGTTGTCGCAAGAGGCGTTGCTAACTGCAGTCATCATTTTAACGAAAATAACTAAACTATATTGAAAACTTAATCCCAAGATTTAATTGGAGTTAAGTCTTTTATTTTCATGTAAAAAAATCCTCCATAATTATTAAATTAATAATTATGGAGGATTTTAATTTAGTAGTAACTTCAACAGATAAAACTAATCATTATCCCGCCACTCAGGACCAGAAATAGACCGAGAATGGTCAGCAATAATTCGTGATGAGTCTTGTGTTCATGTAGGAAAACAATCCCGCCAAACGTCGATATAATCACACACATCTGGGAAAGGACGAATCCAGTTGACAAACCGTTTGCTTCCATCGAGAAGAAGTATCCGCATTGAGCGAGTCCAAACATAATCCCAGTTAATAGATTCCTAAAAACGGTAACATTCCAAAATGGATGTTGCTGACGAATGGATGACGTCGATAAACTAATCGCTCCTGCAGAAAATAACATCCCCAGACTTAATGGTAACAGCATTTCCCATCCTGACGCACTAGGAATTTTAGGCAATGAATTACAGGCAATAAAGCCAAATGAACCAAAAACGCTTAATAAGACACCAACCCTAAAATTATGGGGACTAATGTGATTAGTCTTTTCATGAAACGCAGTCATGCAGACCCCGATAATAATTAAGATAATCGCAATAATCCCAATCATTTTAGCTTCAGCCATTTGCCAACAGCCGAAAAATAAGGCACCCACGATCGTGGTCCCAATTAGTTGCATTCCTGTATACATCGGAAACGTGATCGAGACCCCAACCCTCGGAAAAGCACAGTACTGAGTAAATTGACCAACCGGCTCCAGCGATAAAGCACCAGATAAAGGTCATTATCGAGATGTCTGGTCTGATAATCGCATAAGAAATTAGCCCAACGATCAAACAGCCGTAAACAGTACCCATTAATTGACTAACGGGCTTCCCACCAAATTTAGTAACGACGATTGGCATTAAGCCCCAAAATAACGCGGGGATTAGTCCAATTAAAATATTCATAAAAACGATGCCTCTAGAATTGTGATACATTTCACAGTATATTACTTTTGATTATAAAATAAAAATCCTTACCATTGCGGTAAGGACTCTTACTAACTTGTTGTGATAAAAGGAAGCTATCTATTTAGTGGCTTTCTGGACCTTCTTCGGTAACCAGAATGATAATACTAAACCGATTATAGCAACGATCGTCATCATCATGAATGCCCAGTGGTAGCCGACAACCAGTGAACTCATTTTGCCAAGGTTATGATTGAAGTTCATCCCTAGGGTAACCATCGTAATTGATAAAGCGGTCCCTAATGAACTACCAATCTGTCTAACGGTAGACGATGCGGCATTCCCATGAGCTTTTAATCTAGGATTCAATGCATTAATTCCTGCAGTAAAGTCGTTCATCGTGATAAACGTAATCCCGACTAAACGTAAGGCATACAAGGACATGATCCAGATAATGTTGGTTTCAGTTCCAAACGTTAACATTGGAACCGTACCTAACGTTAGCAATACGAAACCGATTACTGATACTTTACGAGCACCGATTTTATCGAAAATTACACCTGCAACTGGATTAAAAATCCCTGTTAATACGGCACCTGGAATTAAGATTAATCCAGTATCTAAAGCTGATAAGCCACGAACGTTCTGTAGGTATAACGGGATGATTAATTCAATCCCTAACATTGCAAAGTTACTCAAGGTGCTTAAGATCGTTGAAAGATTAAAGATCCCGTTTTTGAAGACCTTCATGCTGACAACGGGTTTCGTTAAGTGATTCTGACGAATGCAGAATAGAGCGATGAAGATAATTCCTACGATAAAGGTAATGGTTTCAACTAAGTCAATTCGACCAGAATTACCAATTGCTGAGAAAGCATATAACAGGCCACCAAAACCAATCGTTGACCAGAGTAATGATAAGAAATCTAACTTAGAACGATGAACCTTGTTTAAAGTTCTGGAATAGCTAAATGAAATTAAAAAGACGATCCCTGATAATACACTTAAAACCAAGAATAAGATTCGCCAGTTAAAGAATTTCAGTAAGAGTCCAGCAATTGATGGACCCGTAGCTGGAGCAAAGGCAATTACCAAACCGGTAATTCCTAAACCTAAGCCACGTTTTTCGGGTGGGAATAATGCCAAGACAATGTTTTGAATAAATGGCATTAAAGCACCGGCGGCGATCGCTTCAATAATTCGCCCTACTAATAGGATTGCAAAGTTGGGTGCAATAAAGCAGACGAACGAACCAAACGTAAAGATCGCTAGCATCCCTTTGTAACTATCTTTTGTTTTAAAATTATTGAAGACCCAAGCGGATAACGGGATCATCAGTCCCATCACTAATTGATAAGCGGTACTTAACCATTGTGCCGTTGCTTGGCTGACCTGAAGTGATTTCATAATGGTCGTTAATCCATTGTTTAAAAAAGTTTCGGCTAATAAAGCCACGAATGCTCCTGATAGAACGATTTCCATCAAGATTTTCTGGCTATAAGTTTCACCGTTGATATCTTTTGACATAGTCTACCTCCAAACATATAGTATGCTACATTTTATTTTAAAAATTAATTTTATTCTTCAAAATTTTTGATTAACTGTGTTAATAAATCTTCTAAATTATGAACTGAAGATTTATCCATGTGATTAGTAATGATTTGATTCATCTGCTGATAATCATGATTAATTGCTGGGAGATGTGATTTAATTAACTGATTACCGTTATTAGAAATCATTAGTTGGACCTGCCGATGATCCGTTGGTAACGGTCCAGAAACAATCAAATGCTTCTTCAGTATCAATTTAATGATGTGACGGACCGTAGGATGACGAAGGTGTAAATAATCAGTAATTTCGCGCTGGGTTACGATTTTATCACGATGATAATACAGATAGATTAGGATCGTAAACTGGACACCCGTCAGTGTCGGTAGAATTTTATGAATTGAATTGTTGAAATATTTACTTAAAACAACGTGGGCTATATAGATTAAATAACCAATATTATTGTTTTGAATTGGCACCACCCTCTCGACAATTAATAAGTGTAGCATACTATGTTTATTATTCAAGTCCCAAATTAATCATTATTTAATTCCAGGACTCGCCACTTTAGCAAAACGTAGTTAACTAAAAGAATGATCCCGGCAAAATAAAAGGCACCATTGTAATTAAAGAGATTGGTAATAAAGCCACCTAACAAGGCAACCATGCTACTTCCCATCGCTTGAGCACCCATGTTTAGACTAAACGCCATCCCGGTGTTTTTAGCAGACGTCTCTTTTTATAATAACGTATCAATTGACGGAAATACGATCGCGTCACCGATTCCGTTAATGGCTCGAGCGCACCCTAGCATCCAGACACCCACGGCTAAACCTTGCGGGATATAACAGCAACCGGATAAGATCAGACCGATCATTAACAGTTTACCCGTTCCGTATTTATCGCCTAATTTGCCACAAAGCGGCGACATCGTCATGTCAAAGATGCCAGGAATTGCGGTAACGACCCCAGAAACGATCGCAATAGGACCGTGGTTATGCATGAGCTGCTTAATATATAACGTAATGATTGGGTAAACAACGTTGATTCCAATCTGAACCAAGACGGTGGTTATCAATATCCAACCAATTAGGCGCTTGTTGTTAAAACTCTGCATAAAATTCCAGCGAAATTTTGTTTTATGAACGGCTTTCGGTTTAAAGTCTTCTTTAACAAAGATCAAAGCAATGATAAAGAAAAGGAACAGCAGTAATCCCGTGATGAAGAACGTATCACG
This window encodes:
- a CDS encoding multidrug efflux MFS transporter; its protein translation is MAFSLNMGAQAMGSSMVALLGGFITNLFNYNGAFYFAGIILLVNYVLLKWRVLELNND
- a CDS encoding MFS transporter; protein product: MILQTSLGSAVTIALMGMIHSAWAFIFLRGLQGFFGGVIPNSTALIGTEVPKKHAQYILSVFSIGFTSGDLVGPLVGGLLDHYFSIRDTFFITGLLLFLFFIIALIFVKEDFKPKAVHKTKFRWNFMQSFNNKRLIGWILITTVLVQIGINVVYPIITLYIKQLMHNHGPIAIVSGVVTAIPGIFDMTMSPLCGKLGDKYGTGKLLMIGLILSGCCYIPQGLAVGVWMLGCARAINGIGDAIVFPSIDTLL
- a CDS encoding MarR family winged helix-turn-helix transcriptional regulator encodes the protein MPIQNNNIGYLIYIAHVVLSKYFNNSIHKILPTLTGVQFTILIYLYYHRDKIVTQREITDYLHLRHPTVRHIIKLILKKHLIVSGPLPTDHRQVQLMISNNGNQLIKSHLPAINHDYQQMNQIITNHMDKSSVHNLEDLLTQLIKNFEE
- the yjeM gene encoding glutamate/gamma-aminobutyrate family transporter YjeM; translation: MKNKATKISLFSFVLMVLISTFGFNNTGIAYRQMGYSSIIWYLLMAVIFFLPCGLMFAEYGSAFKDEHGGIYSWLKGSVGEKTAFIGTFTWYASWIVWMISMSPKIWIPFSTLLSGHDSTQTWHIFDLSPTATVGVLAILWMILVTWCDSKGIKSITRISSIGGSFIVMVVVVFCLASLALLLINHGQLAEPLHNVTDFTKSPNPNFQTKISIISFITYVMFAYGGIESLGGMIDKLKNPAQNFPLGIVIGAVAIAVTYAGTIFLCGVSTNWTKVLGNNYVNLGNVLYVIINNLGYTLGKSLGLTSGTSVIIGNSFDRFAGLSLWLGYGGSFFVLLYSPLKSFIMGASKHLLPYNLVKLNKHQMPANAMWIQAGIVIVILMMISFGGHDSQKYYLILTDMTNLSMAFPYLFLVGAFPFFKRKTFLTRPFVFFKTKWSTDVISLIVLTTLVIGMLFTIWEPLIEHDYVTAFWTAIGPVFFSAIAWLWYHHQEKQNLKTYLK
- a CDS encoding MDR family MFS transporter, with product MSKDINGETYSQKILMEIVLSGAFVALLAETFLNNGLTTIMKSLQVSQATAQWLSTAYQLVMGLMIPLSAWVFNNFKTKDSYKGMLAIFTFGSFVCFIAPNFAILLVGRIIEAIAAGALMPFIQNIVLALFPPEKRGLGLGITGLVIAFAPATGPSIAGLLLKFFNWRILFLVLSVLSGIVFLISFSYSRTLNKVHRSKLDFLSLLWSTIGFGGLLYAFSAIGNSGRIDLVETITFIVGIIFIALFCIRQNHLTKPVVSMKVFKNGIFNLSTILSTLSNFAMLGIELIIPLYLQNVRGLSALDTGLILIPGAVLTGIFNPVAGVIFDKIGARKVSVIGFVLLTLGTVPMLTFGTETNIIWIMSLYALRLVGITFITMNDFTAGINALNPRLKAHGNAASSTVRQIGSSLGTALSITMVTLGMNFNHNLGKMSSLVVGYHWAFMMMTIVAIIGLVLSFWLPKKVQKATK